The following proteins are encoded in a genomic region of Sesamum indicum cultivar Zhongzhi No. 13 linkage group LG8, S_indicum_v1.0, whole genome shotgun sequence:
- the LOC105169894 gene encoding CDPK-related protein kinase-like isoform X1 — protein MTTAIAIEDVRREVKILRALTGHPNIVQLYDAFEDADNVYIVMEGGKFSEDYAKAVIIQILNAVAFCHLQGVVHRDIKPENFLFTCKDESSQLKAIDFGLSDFVRPDQKFTDVVGSAYYVAPEVLRRLYGAEADVWSIGVIAYILLCGGRPFWARTESGLFRAVLKANPSFDENPWPSLSPESKNFVSRLLDEDPSRRISAAQALCHPWVQNHNKVKLTLDILVFRLMKAYMRSSSLRKAALGALSKTLTVDELFYIKQQFALMLPDENGGISLETIKMQALKKNATGAAEESHFLDLLNPLNALQFRRMYFEEFCAAALSVGQLEALDCWEKRARCAYEIFEKDGNRVIFIEELVSELALSPSLPFHTVLQEWIRQSDGKLTLPGFVKLLRGKSTRAASKIP, from the exons ATGACAACAGCTATCGCTATTGAAGACGTTAGAAGAGAGGTTAAGATACTGCGTGCCTTGACAGGACATCCCAATATCGTACAGCTTTATGATGCATTTGAAGATGCTGACAATGTCTATATAGTAATGGA AGGTGGGAAATTTTCTGAAGATTATGCAAAGGCTGTCATCATACAGATTCTGAATGCTGTAGCTTTTTGCCATCTCCAGGGCGTGGTGCACCGGGATATTAAACCAGAG aattttctatttaccTGCAAAGATGAAAGTTCCCAGTTGAAAGCTATTGATTTCGGATTATCAGATTTTGTCAGGCCAG ATCAAAAGTTTACCGATGTTGTTGGAAGTGCATATTATGTCGCACCTGAAGTTTTGCGCAGGTTATATGGTGCAGAGGCTGATGTATGGAGTATCGGTGTTATCgcatatattcttttatgtgGTGGCCGCCCATTTTGGGCTAGAACGGAGTCTGGCCTTTTTAGGGCTGTTTTGAAAGCTAATCCAAGCTTTGATGAAAATCCTTGGCCATCATTATCTCCTGAGTCGAAGAACTTTGTCAGCCGCCTATTAGATGAAGATCCTAGCCGGAGAATATCAGCTGCTCAGGCTCTGT GTCATCCATGGGTTCAGAATCACAACAAAGTAAAACTCACACTTGATATTCTTGTATTCAGACTCATGAAAGCCTACATGCGGTCATCATCTTTGCGTAAGGCTGCCTTAGGG GCTTTGTCCAAGACATTGACAGTAGATGAACTCTTTTATATAAAGCAGCAATTCGCATTGATGCTTCCAGATGAAAACGGAGGCATATCTTTAGAGACCATAAAAATG CAGGCGCTGAAGAAAAATGCGACAGGTGCTGCTGAGGAGTCTCACTTTCTGGATCTCCTCAACCCT CTAAATGCACTCCAATTTAGAAGGATGTATTTTGAAGAGTTCTGTGCAGCTGCGCTGAGTGTCGGTCAACTAGAGGCACTCGACTGTTGGGAAAAACGTGCTCGCTGTGCATATGAGATATTTGAGAAAGACGGAAACAGGGTTATCTTCATTGAAGAATTAGTATCA GAACTTGCACTTAGTCCTTCGCTGCCATTCCATACTGTTCTTCAAGAGTGGATAAGGCAGAGTGATGGGAAGCTGACATTGCCAGGTTTTGTGAAACTGTTGCGCGGGAAATCCACCCGAGCAGCGTCAAAGATACCGTGA
- the LOC105169894 gene encoding CDPK-related protein kinase-like isoform X3, translating to MTTAIAIEDVRREVKILRALTGHPNIVQLYDAFEDADNVYIVMELCEGGELLDRILARGGKFSEDYAKAVIIQILNAVAFCHLQGVVHRDIKPENFLFTCKDESSQLKAIDFGLSDFVRPDQKFTDVVGSAYYVAPEVLRRLYGAEADVWSIGVIAYILLCGGRPFWARTESGLFRAVLKANPSFDENPWPSLSPESKNFVSRLLDEDPSRRISAAQALCHPWVQNHNKVKLTLDILVFRLMKAYMRSSSLRKAALGALSKTLTVDELFYIKQQFALMLPDENGGISLETIKMQALKKNATGAAEESHFLDLLNPVITECYFSILLRSLTFWISSTP from the exons ATGACAACAGCTATCGCTATTGAAGACGTTAGAAGAGAGGTTAAGATACTGCGTGCCTTGACAGGACATCCCAATATCGTACAGCTTTATGATGCATTTGAAGATGCTGACAATGTCTATATAGTAATGGA gTTGTGTGAAGGGGGAGAGCTCCTAGATAGGATACTGGCAAG AGGTGGGAAATTTTCTGAAGATTATGCAAAGGCTGTCATCATACAGATTCTGAATGCTGTAGCTTTTTGCCATCTCCAGGGCGTGGTGCACCGGGATATTAAACCAGAG aattttctatttaccTGCAAAGATGAAAGTTCCCAGTTGAAAGCTATTGATTTCGGATTATCAGATTTTGTCAGGCCAG ATCAAAAGTTTACCGATGTTGTTGGAAGTGCATATTATGTCGCACCTGAAGTTTTGCGCAGGTTATATGGTGCAGAGGCTGATGTATGGAGTATCGGTGTTATCgcatatattcttttatgtgGTGGCCGCCCATTTTGGGCTAGAACGGAGTCTGGCCTTTTTAGGGCTGTTTTGAAAGCTAATCCAAGCTTTGATGAAAATCCTTGGCCATCATTATCTCCTGAGTCGAAGAACTTTGTCAGCCGCCTATTAGATGAAGATCCTAGCCGGAGAATATCAGCTGCTCAGGCTCTGT GTCATCCATGGGTTCAGAATCACAACAAAGTAAAACTCACACTTGATATTCTTGTATTCAGACTCATGAAAGCCTACATGCGGTCATCATCTTTGCGTAAGGCTGCCTTAGGG GCTTTGTCCAAGACATTGACAGTAGATGAACTCTTTTATATAAAGCAGCAATTCGCATTGATGCTTCCAGATGAAAACGGAGGCATATCTTTAGAGACCATAAAAATG CAGGCGCTGAAGAAAAATGCGACAGGTGCTGCTGAGGAGTCTCACTTTCTGGATCTCCTCAACCCTGTAATAACAGAATGCTACTTTTCTATACTGCTGAGGAGTCTCACTTTCTGGATCTCCTCAACCCC CTAA
- the LOC105169895 gene encoding sodium channel modifier 1: protein MSVFGGDSWAREAQYRKRRVDDLIIEGLEASAYKKLPNGKFACIICPNNPVLDTPIMLSAHVNGSRHRAAELRHKDRELAMEEEVNKRLALSDCVSTNAVANASVKQRKSTSRPLIERARQAASEVFPGGVEQPEMKSAIGNLVTSCGGDSGSNGSSIEIEGSHKGLIREMQPLDYRERQERELKFTAAGWKRDCHGRWFKDENVEFDSDEEDPNIVLNNTS from the exons CGTGAGGCGCAGTACCGGAAGAGAAGAGTCGACGATTTGATTATCGAAGGCTTAGAAGCTTCTGCCTACAAGAAACTTCCCAATGGCAAATTCGCTTGCATTATCTGCCCTAACAATCCCGTACTCGACACTCCGATTATGCTCTCA GCACATGTGAATGGTTCACGGCATCGAGCTGCCGAGTTGAGGCATAAAGATAGAGAATTGGCTATGGAAGAAGAGGTTAATAAGCGATTGGCATTATCAGATTGTGTCAGCACCAACGCTGTGGCCAACGCCTCAGTTAAACAACGGAAATCAACTAGCAGACCCTTAATTGAGCGAGCACGGCAAGCTGCTTCTGAGGTGTTTCCTGGTGGAGTTGAACAACCAGAGATGAAATCTGCAATAGGTAATCTGGTGACGTCATGTGGTGGAGATTCTGGTAGTAACGGTAGTTCTATTGAAATTGAAGGATCGCACAAGGGACTCATCAGAGAGATGCAGCCATTAGATTACCGAGAGCGTCAAGAGAGGGAACTGAAGTTCACGGCTGCTGGATGGAAGCGTGATTGCCATGGCAGGTGGTTTAAGGATGAAAAT GTCGAGTTTGATTCTGATGAAGAAGATCCAAACATTGTCTTAAACAACACATCTTGA
- the LOC105169894 gene encoding CDPK-related protein kinase-like isoform X2, whose translation MTTAIAIEDVRREVKILRALTGHPNIVQLYDAFEDADNVYIVMELCEGGELLDRILARGGKFSEDYAKAVIIQILNAVAFCHLQGVVHRDIKPENFLFTCKDESSQLKAIDFGLSDFVRPDQKFTDVVGSAYYVAPEVLRRLYGAEADVWSIGVIAYILLCGGRPFWARTESGLFRAVLKANPSFDENPWPSLSPESKNFVSRLLDEDPSRRISAAQALCHPWVQNHNKVKLTLDILVFRLMKAYMRSSSLRKAALGALSKTLTVDELFYIKQQFALMLPDENGGISLETIKMALKKNATGAAEESHFLDLLNPLNALQFRRMYFEEFCAAALSVGQLEALDCWEKRARCAYEIFEKDGNRVIFIEELVSELALSPSLPFHTVLQEWIRQSDGKLTLPGFVKLLRGKSTRAASKIP comes from the exons ATGACAACAGCTATCGCTATTGAAGACGTTAGAAGAGAGGTTAAGATACTGCGTGCCTTGACAGGACATCCCAATATCGTACAGCTTTATGATGCATTTGAAGATGCTGACAATGTCTATATAGTAATGGA gTTGTGTGAAGGGGGAGAGCTCCTAGATAGGATACTGGCAAG AGGTGGGAAATTTTCTGAAGATTATGCAAAGGCTGTCATCATACAGATTCTGAATGCTGTAGCTTTTTGCCATCTCCAGGGCGTGGTGCACCGGGATATTAAACCAGAG aattttctatttaccTGCAAAGATGAAAGTTCCCAGTTGAAAGCTATTGATTTCGGATTATCAGATTTTGTCAGGCCAG ATCAAAAGTTTACCGATGTTGTTGGAAGTGCATATTATGTCGCACCTGAAGTTTTGCGCAGGTTATATGGTGCAGAGGCTGATGTATGGAGTATCGGTGTTATCgcatatattcttttatgtgGTGGCCGCCCATTTTGGGCTAGAACGGAGTCTGGCCTTTTTAGGGCTGTTTTGAAAGCTAATCCAAGCTTTGATGAAAATCCTTGGCCATCATTATCTCCTGAGTCGAAGAACTTTGTCAGCCGCCTATTAGATGAAGATCCTAGCCGGAGAATATCAGCTGCTCAGGCTCTGT GTCATCCATGGGTTCAGAATCACAACAAAGTAAAACTCACACTTGATATTCTTGTATTCAGACTCATGAAAGCCTACATGCGGTCATCATCTTTGCGTAAGGCTGCCTTAGGG GCTTTGTCCAAGACATTGACAGTAGATGAACTCTTTTATATAAAGCAGCAATTCGCATTGATGCTTCCAGATGAAAACGGAGGCATATCTTTAGAGACCATAAAAATG GCGCTGAAGAAAAATGCGACAGGTGCTGCTGAGGAGTCTCACTTTCTGGATCTCCTCAACCCT CTAAATGCACTCCAATTTAGAAGGATGTATTTTGAAGAGTTCTGTGCAGCTGCGCTGAGTGTCGGTCAACTAGAGGCACTCGACTGTTGGGAAAAACGTGCTCGCTGTGCATATGAGATATTTGAGAAAGACGGAAACAGGGTTATCTTCATTGAAGAATTAGTATCA GAACTTGCACTTAGTCCTTCGCTGCCATTCCATACTGTTCTTCAAGAGTGGATAAGGCAGAGTGATGGGAAGCTGACATTGCCAGGTTTTGTGAAACTGTTGCGCGGGAAATCCACCCGAGCAGCGTCAAAGATACCGTGA